The segment TTGAATCGTGTCCATTATAGCCCGCAACGTACTTTCGACGTTGCGGCCGGAATAGACACTCGCCCACTCTCGGAGGCCGGGCCCGCGACCCAAAATGATCTGAAGATCCGCTCCTAGGAGCTCCTCGTCGGAATTTAGCAGTATTTCCCGCAGGCGCTCCTCGTGGGAGAACTTCGTTCCCACATATTGAAGCGCTTCTTCGGTGAGGTGACCGAACGAGGTTATTGCCCAATCGTGCAGAAGCGCAGACGCATCGAGCAGCAGCCGTTCGTCGTGATTCAGTGCTGGTCTGAGCGCTAGCAAAGTCGATAAATGAGCGACGCCAAGCACATGTTCAAAGCGAGACAGGTTTGCGATCGACGGCATATCTATCGAATCAACGTTCGACAGCCGGACATGGCGCAGCCGCTGAACGATCGGTCTTTGCGCCAGATTGTTTAGGTGTTCGTTGAGGTCGATCGATCCGTATAATGGGTCAATATACTGCCGATGTGGATGAGAGCTCATCTCCCTGCCTCCATTGTCGTTTCTGGATTGGAGAGAAAGTTTACGTCTCCAGCGATGTCAACGTACGTTTTGAGCAGCCGCCATTCATTATCTCCCAGTCCGGATTCGACGAAAACGGTGAGCATGCCGCCCCACAATTTCTCGGAGGGGATTACATGACGTAGGAAGATGCGAAACTGCTCAACTGATTCCAAGTCTGTGAGAGCTCCAGTGAATTCGTAGATGACCAGGGCCGGTTTTCTGCTTTCGCTGTTCGCATTCGTTTTGAATAGCTTAAAGGCGGCCGACGAAGCGCTGTGGATGCCCGCGTAAGTCCGCTTTGATTGGATCAATCGCGCGCCGGTCCCTGCAAAATCACGATCCTTCTTCGCATAGATCGAATCGATGAAGGCGAAATGGCTCGAATAGGCATCGATGGCAATTACATTTCCAGCGCGAGCTTGCCAGTCTTGACCCATCTCTTTTTGAAGATTGGCGATGAAGTCTATGGGATGGTTCGCGGCGGTCACGTATTGAACAAAATTTTCATGACGCAAGAATGCGGCGCTTAGGGCGACGAGAAGCTTTCTTGAGGCGTCAAGCCTCTCGACTTGAACTCCAATGGAAGACAACGATTGGTTGGCAGGCGAGTTCTTAGATAGATCGAGGCCGAAGTCAGATAGGACAGATAGAATCTTTCTCAGAAGGTCGGCATCTATCGGCAGCGCGTTGTTTGAATAGTTAGGCTTTGGATTTACGAGCGACCAAAACCGCTTCAACGGCCGAACGAGAGGTAAGTGGAAGAGATTGATCTTGTCGACGAAATAAATGAACCTGATGGTGGTTCTGTAGACGACAACGAGCGAAACGACCAACGCTGTTAGGAAGATTGCGGCCGCAACTTGCAAAGCATAACTTGTCCAAGCCGCCGGCATGAAGAAGGCGGCAGTGGTTGTGATCGCGACTAGTAGGCAAAGCAAGAATACTGGGAAGATATCGTTTATAACAAAAGGGGCTTTCCGCTCCCTTCCCACTAGAGTGTATAGCCCAATATGAAATGCTACCAAGCCTGCGGTGGCTGTAAGTATCGGCCACGGATTTTCGATCGTAAGAGTTGTCATCGCTAGACATTCTCGATCATAGTGTCTTCGAGAACTTCCACTTCGATCTCGCTTAGCTTGGAAATTGACGCATCGATGGCGCTTCCCCAGAGGTCGACCTGCTGACGAAGTATATCGTCAGAGAGGGAGACGTTCGATACCTGCTGAAGACACTTTTGTTCCAATGATTCGCTGCTCAATCCCAGCTTCTGTAATGTTTTCTCGGCTTCTTCCCGCGAAATGAGATCGTAAGCGGGCAATACTAATTTGATGCCATGGCGAGCAAGGATGCTGCTAAGTCGGGTGATCGCAATAGGTGATTGCTCCGGCCAGGAGCTTTGATAGCTCGCATAGCCGAAGGCAAGATTTGGAATCTTCAATCGAGCAGCTAGGACAGAAGACGCCACAACATAAGAATGATGGCAGGGCAGGCAGGTTTTCTCGTAAAACGAAGTATCGGTTTTGAGCGCCATCGGCTGCTTGACATGTAGCCAGCGGGTTGACGGCGGAAGTATTGCATTCATCTCCCGAATCCGTTGGCGAACTCTCTGGATCCCGACAAGGTGACCGGAGGAAATCGTTATTAGAAATGTGGTGGTGCCAGCTTGGCTAAGCCGAGCGGCGGCAATAGTCGAATCGCGCCCGCCGGAAAACATCACGGCGCAGCCGGCCTCTAGCCTCATTGCTGGTAGGACAGACCAGTCCATCATCCCGGCTCCAAATGCTGCCGCAGCAAGAATAACGCAATTCTGGATCGTATCAGCGTTGCTAGTGATTCTAAACCTGTGGTTCCGCCATGGGATCTGCTCCCCACAGCTTGAAATGCTTCGATGCGGAGCGGCTCTTCCGAAATTAAACAAAAACGGCCGGATCTTTCGATCCGGCCGCAACGCAAAACGCTACTGGCTAAGCCTACGCCACGCGACGCAACCTAGCCCCCGCCCAACTCTAGAATTCTTAGCTGGCCTTCTTGACCGGTGCGGTCTCGCCGACCTTCTTCTGGATGGCGCGCTTCAGCTCGAGGGCGCGCGGCGACAGGTCGTCGGCCTTGGCCTTGAGCAGGAAGGTGTCGAGGCCGCCATTGTGGTCGACGCTCTTGACCGCGTTGGTCGAGACGCGCAGGCGCACGTTGCGCTCCAGGGCTTCCGAGATGAACGTCACGTTGACGAGGTTCGGCAGGAAGCGGCGCTTGGTCTTGATGTTCGAGTGGCTGACCTTGTGGCCGACGAGGGGGCCCTTGGCCGTCAGTTCGCAGCGGCGAGACATGTCATAAATCCTTATCCTGACCCCCAACGAGTTGCGGCCGCCATTCGGGGCGCCACGGGGGCAAATTCTCTGTCCTTGCAGGGAGCGGCGGACGTATAGGGGGGATGACGGCTGGCGTCAAGTTTTTGGCCGGGGAATCATGCCACCCGGAAGGTGCGCTCCCTCCCCCGCCCGCGGGGGAGGGTTGGGGAGAGGGTGCCTCCGCGGAGGGGCAGCCGCGCGAAGTGTCCCCCAGAGGAGAGAGCCCTCACCCGCGCTACGCATAGCCGAGGCTCCGCCTCGGCGTTCTCTGGAGGACGGCCGCCGAAGGCGGCCTATGCTCTCCCGCAAGCGGGAGAGGTATCGGCGCCCGTGGCCTACCCGATCACCAAAACGGCAATGTTTAAAACCCCTTACCATCACATAAAGGGCGCATTCGCACCCGAAGAGTCCGGCCAGGTTCCGTCGTTTTGGCATCTCGGACATCCTTGCACATTGTGTCCCGCCATTTTTGGCTTAACTAACAAGGCCTGACGTCCCCATTGGATGGTTTTGTGGACATTCTGACCCCTCATCTGCCCCGGCTGCACAGCATCGGCCGGCTGGCTCTGGCGGCCCTTTGCGGGCTCGCGATGGCGTGGGAAGCCCGGCCGGCGGCGGCGCAAGGCAAGCTCGAGGCGCAGTATGAGGCGACGCTGTCCGGCATTCCGGTCGGCCGCGGCGCCTGGAATATCGACATCCAGGACGACGTGTTTTCGGCGGCGGCCTCTGGCGGCACCACGGGGATTTTGAAGTCGTTCGCGGGCGGCTCCGGCACCGGCGCCTCGCAGGGACGCGTGGTCAATGGCGCGCTGGTCGCAAGCGCCTACCAGGCTTCCACCACCACCTCGAAGAAGACCGAAGAGATCCACATCACCCTCGACAAGGGCAATGTGAAGGAGTTCGGCATCATTCCGGAGCCGCCGGTCGATCCCGATCGCATCGTCGTCA is part of the Bradyrhizobium commune genome and harbors:
- the rpmB gene encoding 50S ribosomal protein L28, whose translation is MSRRCELTAKGPLVGHKVSHSNIKTKRRFLPNLVNVTFISEALERNVRLRVSTNAVKSVDHNGGLDTFLLKAKADDLSPRALELKRAIQKKVGETAPVKKAS